The following proteins are encoded in a genomic region of Peptococcus niger:
- the gpmI gene encoding 2,3-bisphosphoglycerate-independent phosphoglycerate mutase, protein MAKPVLLCILDGWGLAPKGPGNAAALARTPHLDDLFASSPHTTLQASGEAVGLPAGQMGNSEVGHLNLGAGRVVYQDLVRISRDIENGSFFTRPALTSLAEALQRSGGTLHLMGLVSDGGVHSHNDHLYALLDWAKQKGLTKVKVHAVTDGRDVPPDSGLGYIRELEKALKRRGLGQIATVSGRYYAMDRDNRWDRVERAWQAVVEGTGAQAADAETCIRDSYADGVTDEFILPTVIGDSAPVQDGDGMIFFNFRADRAREICQAFIKPAFDGFARPRFPTIALRTMTEYAADLLPAEAVIYPPVDIKNTLGAWLAHLGKRQLRTAETEKYAHVTFFFNGGVEEPNPNEQRRLVPSPKVATYDLAPEMSAAEVAQGVVEALDSGDYDFILVNFANPDMVGHTGILDAAVQAMEAVDTAIGRIVEALEKADGVMLICADHGNCETMQDPEGKPVTSHTTNPVPLLLVPGQGRRLHSGALCDIAPTLLDLMNCPQPAEMTGCSLLEGDQHA, encoded by the coding sequence GTGGCTAAACCGGTGCTCCTATGCATTCTTGACGGGTGGGGATTGGCGCCGAAGGGCCCGGGCAATGCGGCGGCCTTGGCGCGAACCCCACATTTGGATGACCTCTTTGCCAGCTCGCCGCATACGACCTTACAAGCATCGGGAGAGGCGGTTGGACTGCCTGCAGGGCAAATGGGCAATTCAGAAGTGGGCCACTTGAATTTAGGCGCCGGGCGGGTGGTCTACCAAGACCTGGTGCGGATTAGTAGAGATATTGAAAACGGGTCTTTCTTTACACGTCCTGCGCTAACATCTTTGGCGGAAGCCCTCCAGCGGTCCGGCGGTACCCTGCATTTAATGGGCCTGGTATCGGACGGTGGCGTTCATTCCCACAACGACCACCTTTACGCCCTCTTGGATTGGGCAAAACAGAAGGGCCTGACCAAGGTCAAGGTCCATGCGGTGACAGATGGCCGGGATGTACCGCCTGACTCAGGTTTGGGCTATATTCGCGAATTGGAAAAAGCACTTAAAAGGCGCGGCCTTGGACAAATTGCCACGGTCAGTGGGCGGTATTACGCTATGGATCGGGACAACCGCTGGGACCGCGTAGAACGGGCCTGGCAAGCCGTTGTAGAAGGGACCGGTGCCCAGGCTGCAGACGCGGAAACTTGTATCCGCGACAGCTATGCCGACGGCGTGACCGATGAGTTTATCCTTCCGACGGTTATTGGTGACAGCGCGCCTGTCCAGGATGGCGACGGCATGATTTTCTTTAATTTCCGGGCCGATCGGGCGCGCGAAATTTGTCAGGCCTTCATTAAACCGGCCTTCGACGGATTTGCCCGTCCCCGGTTTCCGACCATTGCCCTGCGCACCATGACCGAATATGCAGCAGACCTCCTGCCGGCAGAAGCGGTTATTTACCCGCCGGTAGACATTAAAAATACCCTGGGGGCCTGGCTGGCCCATTTGGGCAAACGTCAGTTGCGCACAGCAGAAACGGAAAAGTACGCCCATGTCACCTTTTTCTTTAATGGTGGCGTAGAAGAGCCGAATCCGAACGAACAGCGCCGCCTGGTTCCCTCGCCTAAAGTGGCCACCTATGATTTGGCGCCTGAAATGAGCGCCGCCGAAGTGGCCCAGGGGGTGGTCGAGGCCCTTGACAGCGGCGATTATGACTTTATATTGGTAAATTTCGCCAACCCGGATATGGTCGGCCATACAGGTATTTTGGACGCTGCCGTTCAAGCCATGGAAGCGGTAGATACGGCCATTGGCCGAATTGTTGAAGCCCTGGAAAAGGCCGATGGGGTCATGCTCATCTGTGCCGACCATGGCAATTGTGAAACCATGCAGGATCCAGAAGGAAAGCCGGTAACGAGTCATACCACCAATCCGGTTCCCCTACTCTTGGTCCCTGGCCAAGGGCGCCGGCTGCACAGTGGCGCCTTATGCGATATTGCCCCCACCCTATTAGACCTGATGAACTGTCCGCAACCGGCGGAGATGACCGGTTGTTCTTTATTGGAAGGAGACCAACATGCATAA
- the eno gene encoding phosphopyruvate hydratase gives MHKIERIIAREILDSRANPTVEVDVWTDTGFMGRAAVPSGASTGAFEAVELRDGDKNRYLGKGVTAAVAHVNADLAPKLIGLDVCRQNELDATLIALDGSDNKGAYGANALLGISLACAKAAAAANGLSLYRYIGGANAHILPAPMMNILNGGQHADNNVDIQEFMVMPLGAPSFKEALRMGSEIYHALKNVLKARGLATAVGDEGGFAPNLSSNEEALQVIVEAIEKAGYLPGKDVFLALDVAASELYQDGKYVLAGEGTSKTADEMIDFYEGLIDRYPIISLEDGLDEEDWEGWQRLTDRLGNRLQIVGDDLFVTNTKRLVRGIEKGVGNSILIKVNQIGTLSETLAAIEMAARAGYTSVISHRSGETEDATIADIAVAVNAGQIKTGAPARTDRVAKYNQLLRIEEELGESAVYLGRDGFFNLK, from the coding sequence ATGCATAAAATTGAACGCATTATTGCCCGTGAAATCCTCGATTCTCGTGCCAATCCGACGGTCGAAGTGGACGTTTGGACCGACACCGGCTTTATGGGGCGGGCAGCTGTGCCATCCGGTGCTTCAACCGGCGCCTTTGAAGCAGTGGAATTGCGGGACGGCGATAAAAATCGCTACCTGGGCAAAGGCGTAACCGCCGCTGTCGCCCATGTAAATGCTGACCTGGCACCGAAACTCATCGGGCTGGATGTTTGCCGTCAAAATGAACTGGACGCCACCCTCATCGCCTTAGACGGCAGCGACAACAAGGGCGCTTACGGGGCCAATGCGCTCTTAGGCATCAGCCTGGCCTGTGCCAAAGCCGCTGCAGCTGCCAACGGCTTATCCCTCTACCGGTATATTGGCGGTGCTAATGCACACATTTTACCGGCACCGATGATGAATATTCTAAATGGCGGCCAACATGCTGATAACAACGTAGACATTCAAGAATTTATGGTCATGCCCCTAGGCGCACCGAGCTTCAAAGAAGCGCTCCGCATGGGCTCTGAAATTTACCATGCCTTGAAAAACGTACTTAAAGCCCGCGGGCTGGCAACGGCTGTCGGTGATGAGGGCGGCTTTGCCCCGAATTTATCCTCCAATGAAGAAGCCTTGCAAGTTATTGTGGAAGCCATCGAAAAAGCCGGCTACCTTCCGGGTAAGGATGTTTTCCTGGCCTTGGACGTGGCCGCTTCAGAACTGTATCAAGACGGCAAGTATGTGTTGGCCGGTGAAGGCACCAGCAAGACGGCCGATGAAATGATCGACTTCTATGAAGGGTTAATCGACAGATACCCCATTATTTCCCTGGAAGATGGGCTTGACGAAGAAGACTGGGAGGGCTGGCAACGCTTAACCGACCGCCTTGGCAACCGCCTGCAAATTGTTGGTGATGACCTGTTTGTTACCAATACCAAGCGGTTGGTGCGTGGCATTGAAAAAGGGGTTGGCAACAGCATCCTCATCAAGGTGAACCAGATTGGGACCTTGAGCGAAACCCTGGCCGCCATTGAAATGGCCGCCCGCGCCGGCTACACCAGCGTTATTTCCCACCGGTCAGGTGAAACGGAAGACGCCACCATTGCCGATATTGCTGTGGCTGTAAATGCAGGGCAGATTAAGACCGGGGCCCCGGCCCGTACCGATCGGGTTGCCAAATACAACCAGCTCTTGCGCATTGAAGAAGAGCTGGGCGAGAGTGCCGTGTATTTGGGTCGTGACGGTTTCTTTAATTTGAAATAA
- a CDS encoding CTP synthase, producing the protein MAKYIFVTGGVVSSIGKGIVAASLGRLLKQRGFKITIQKFDPYINVDPGTMSPYQHGEVYVTDDGSETDLDLGHYERFIDVRLNKYSNVTTGKIYSEVLKKERRGDYLGATVQVIPHITDMLKEKIIRAGETTGADIVITEVGGTVGDIESTPFIEALRQMKKDVGAENVCYVHTTLIPYLRAASEMKTKPTQHSVKELRGMGIQPDILVVRTEKPMPASMRAKLSLFCDVDEEAVIENRDVETLYEMPLRLQAQHMDDIVLKKLNTTAPEADMGDWKALLNRIKAIQQQVNIALVGKYVELPDAYLSVVEALTHAGYENNVEVHVKWVNSEMLETDPALLAELKEMDGILVPGGFGDRGIEGKIDAIRLARESRLPFMGICLGMQLACVEFARNVLGWTDAQSAEFDKNTPHNIIDLMEDQTRVEDMGGTQRLGLYPCRLQEGSLARALYGEEEIQERHRHRYEFNNDFKERLQEAGMRFSGTSPDGRLVEVVELPDHPFFVASQFHPEFLSRPTHAHPIFRGFVAAAKQQKDKRS; encoded by the coding sequence ATGGCAAAATATATTTTTGTCACCGGGGGCGTGGTATCGTCCATCGGTAAAGGGATTGTGGCGGCTTCTCTCGGGCGACTGTTAAAGCAACGGGGATTTAAAATTACCATTCAAAAGTTTGACCCCTATATTAACGTTGATCCGGGCACGATGAGCCCTTATCAGCACGGAGAAGTTTACGTTACCGATGACGGGTCTGAAACGGACCTGGACTTGGGCCATTATGAGCGGTTTATTGATGTGCGCTTAAACAAGTATTCCAATGTGACCACCGGCAAAATATATTCGGAAGTCCTCAAAAAAGAACGCCGCGGCGATTACCTGGGCGCGACGGTACAGGTCATTCCCCATATTACCGATATGCTGAAAGAAAAAATCATCCGTGCCGGTGAAACCACAGGTGCAGATATTGTAATTACTGAAGTTGGCGGAACGGTTGGGGATATTGAATCCACGCCCTTTATTGAAGCCTTGCGTCAGATGAAAAAAGACGTGGGTGCGGAAAATGTCTGCTATGTGCATACAACCCTCATTCCTTATTTGCGGGCGGCCAGTGAAATGAAAACCAAGCCCACCCAGCACAGCGTGAAAGAATTACGTGGAATGGGCATTCAACCGGACATTTTGGTGGTGCGCACAGAAAAGCCGATGCCGGCCAGTATGCGGGCGAAGCTGTCTCTTTTCTGTGATGTCGATGAAGAAGCGGTCATTGAAAACCGGGACGTGGAAACGCTCTATGAAATGCCCCTGCGTTTGCAGGCCCAGCATATGGATGACATCGTCCTCAAAAAGTTGAACACCACAGCACCGGAAGCGGATATGGGCGATTGGAAGGCGCTCTTGAACCGGATCAAGGCGATTCAACAACAGGTGAACATTGCCTTAGTGGGTAAATATGTGGAATTGCCGGACGCCTACCTGTCTGTGGTCGAAGCCCTGACCCATGCCGGGTATGAAAATAATGTTGAAGTACATGTAAAATGGGTTAATTCTGAAATGCTGGAAACAGACCCGGCCCTTTTGGCGGAATTAAAGGAAATGGATGGTATTCTTGTTCCGGGCGGTTTCGGTGACCGGGGGATTGAAGGGAAGATTGACGCCATTCGTTTGGCACGTGAAAGCCGCTTGCCCTTTATGGGGATTTGCCTGGGCATGCAGTTGGCCTGCGTGGAATTTGCCAGAAATGTTTTGGGCTGGACGGATGCGCAAAGCGCCGAATTTGATAAAAATACCCCGCACAATATCATTGACTTAATGGAAGATCAAACGCGGGTTGAAGATATGGGCGGAACGCAGCGCTTGGGGCTCTATCCCTGCCGGTTGCAGGAAGGCAGCCTTGCGCGGGCCCTTTACGGTGAAGAAGAAATTCAGGAACGTCACCGCCATCGCTATGAATTCAATAACGATTTCAAAGAGCGGCTTCAGGAAGCCGGCATGCGGTTCTCCGGGACCTCTCCGGATGGACGCTTGGTGGAAGTGGTTGAATTGCCGGACCATCCGTTTTTTGTGGCCAGCCAGTTCCATCCGGAATTTCTCAGTCGACCGACCCACGCCCACCCCATTTTCCGTGGGTTTGTGGCAGCGGCAAAGCAACAAAAAGACAAGCGCAGCTAA
- the secG gene encoding preprotein translocase subunit SecG, protein MYMALQVVQLICALGVIATVLLQSGRSAGLSGSISGGAETFLGKRGLDDQLAKASAVFSLVFMVLTFCMTMFIQH, encoded by the coding sequence ATGTACATGGCATTACAAGTGGTGCAGTTGATTTGCGCCTTGGGGGTCATTGCGACGGTTCTCTTGCAGTCCGGTCGCAGTGCAGGCCTGTCCGGTTCTATTTCCGGCGGTGCAGAAACATTCTTGGGCAAACGTGGCCTGGATGACCAACTGGCCAAGGCATCGGCTGTTTTTTCGCTGGTCTTCATGGTGCTGACCTTCTGCATGACGATGTTTATACAACACTAA